The following are encoded together in the Bacillus sp. NP157 genome:
- a CDS encoding multicopper oxidase domain-containing protein has translation MVDRRRFLKTVGCAAAAGWIPSRLFAHDMQHMQAAPADKVGNNLCMHAMGDNTRMPGLVDPAKLAAFVDPLPIPLVLRPQPGKLLSVRMASSSQKLHRDLPPTELWTYNGSYPGPTIEAHTGQAIDVSWVNALPAKHMLPVDHNICGAEADKPLVRAITHLHGAKVPRKDDGYPEDWYVPGQSRRHHYPNAQDAATLWYHDHAMGINRLNMYAGLMGLYLLRDEHELSLGLPAGEFELPLVLADRWLRQDGRLYYPDSGDAKAPWVPEVFGNLTLVNGAILPRADVQPRRYRLRVLNAANGRFFHLRFRDGRPFQVIGSDQGLLAAPATMRSIFMAPGERADIVVDFASLRGGAAELMNDALPLMRFAVGQGEVKDDSRVPDALREISRFSETSAAKAREMTLDEYSDCVATPMLMLLNGKRWHDPVTETVKLGSTEMWSLVNLTEDTHPVHLHLVRFQVLDRRPYDVDEYMEKKTIRYVGPAQKPPAHERGWKDVVQAYPGMVTRIVATFDGYAGRYAWHCHLAEHEANEMMRPFEVVA, from the coding sequence ATGGTTGATCGCCGTCGTTTCCTGAAGACGGTGGGTTGCGCGGCCGCGGCGGGATGGATCCCGTCGCGGCTGTTCGCGCATGACATGCAGCACATGCAGGCGGCGCCGGCCGACAAGGTCGGCAACAACCTTTGCATGCACGCGATGGGCGACAACACGCGCATGCCGGGGCTGGTCGATCCGGCGAAGCTGGCGGCGTTCGTCGATCCGTTGCCGATCCCGCTGGTGTTGCGTCCGCAGCCGGGCAAGCTGCTCAGCGTGCGCATGGCGTCCAGCTCGCAGAAGCTGCATCGCGATCTTCCGCCGACGGAGTTGTGGACCTACAACGGCAGCTATCCGGGGCCGACCATCGAAGCGCATACCGGCCAGGCCATCGATGTTTCGTGGGTGAATGCGCTGCCGGCGAAGCACATGCTTCCGGTCGACCACAACATCTGTGGCGCCGAGGCCGACAAGCCGCTGGTGCGTGCGATCACGCACCTGCATGGCGCGAAGGTGCCGCGCAAGGACGACGGCTACCCGGAAGACTGGTACGTGCCGGGCCAGTCACGCCGACACCATTATCCGAACGCGCAGGACGCGGCCACGCTGTGGTACCACGACCATGCGATGGGCATTAACCGGCTGAACATGTACGCCGGGCTGATGGGCCTCTACCTGTTGCGCGACGAGCACGAGCTGTCGCTCGGCCTGCCGGCTGGCGAATTCGAGCTGCCGCTGGTGCTGGCCGATCGCTGGCTGCGCCAGGACGGGCGCCTGTATTACCCCGACTCCGGTGACGCGAAGGCGCCCTGGGTGCCGGAAGTGTTCGGCAACCTGACCCTGGTCAACGGCGCGATCCTTCCGCGTGCGGATGTGCAGCCGCGGCGTTATCGCCTGCGCGTGCTGAATGCCGCGAACGGGCGCTTCTTCCACCTGCGTTTTCGCGATGGGCGGCCGTTCCAGGTCATCGGTTCCGACCAGGGCCTGCTGGCGGCGCCGGCGACGATGCGTTCCATCTTCATGGCCCCGGGCGAGCGCGCAGACATCGTCGTGGACTTTGCTTCGTTGCGCGGTGGCGCGGCCGAGCTGATGAACGACGCGCTGCCGCTGATGCGCTTCGCCGTGGGGCAGGGCGAGGTGAAGGACGACAGCCGGGTGCCGGATGCCTTGCGCGAGATTTCGCGTTTCAGCGAAACCAGCGCCGCGAAGGCCCGCGAGATGACGCTGGACGAATACAGCGATTGCGTCGCGACGCCCATGCTGATGCTGCTCAACGGCAAGCGCTGGCATGATCCGGTGACGGAGACGGTGAAGCTCGGCAGCACGGAGATGTGGAGCCTGGTGAACCTCACCGAGGATACCCATCCGGTACACCTGCACCTGGTCCGCTTCCAGGTCCTCGACCGGCGGCCTTACGACGTCGACGAATACATGGAGAAGAAAACCATTCGTTACGTCGGGCCGGCGCAGAAGCCGCCGGCGCATGAGCGTGGATGGAAGGACGTGGTGCAGGCGTATCCGGGAATGGTGACGCGCATCGTTGCTACGTTCGATGGTTACGCCGGCCGCTATGCGTGGCACTGCCATCTCGCCGAGCACGAGGCCAACGAGATGATGCGGCCGTTTGAAGTCGTGGCTTGA
- a CDS encoding alkaline phosphatase family protein: protein MRKLLAAGIACVLSLSAASLVVAQQTAPADAATSALGFGWGHGGHGNEPRTATPIKHLVVIFQENVSFDHYFGTYPFATNGRGEPTFYGRPFTPQVNGLDHRLLTNNPNAKNSANGAAAVNPFRLTRAQAATADQDHGYTSEQRAFHGGKMDLFPLYTGHGEALPGGSASEEGQGQVMGYYDGNTVTAYWNYAQHFAMSDNSYGTVFGPSSPGAINLVSGQTAGVIDTLNGTGAETDDGHGGLTMIGDPDPIGDVCSSPTASQATMGGRNVGDLLNDQGVTWGWFQGGFDISRTNPDGSTGCARRTLSAVTNATSNDYSPHHQPFQYYPSTANPTHARPSSVASIGKTDQANHQYDIEDFYDALDAGNLPAVSFLKAPAYQDGHAGYSDPLDEQAFVVKVVNALQQSGEWNDTAVIIAYDDSDGWYDHQDPPHVHASTGTTDALDGDGVCKGRTTLPGIDGKTPAMGRCGFGPRLPLLVVSPWARDNFVDHSTTDQSSVTRFIEDNWLGGKRIGGGSSDATAGRLDGMFDFFFPRLLDRTLILDEQTGQPKRAHG from the coding sequence ATGCGCAAGTTACTGGCCGCGGGCATTGCCTGCGTGCTTTCCCTTTCGGCCGCCAGCCTGGTGGTTGCCCAGCAGACCGCCCCGGCGGACGCGGCGACCAGCGCACTGGGTTTCGGCTGGGGCCACGGCGGCCACGGCAACGAGCCGCGCACCGCCACCCCGATCAAGCACCTGGTGGTGATCTTCCAGGAGAACGTCTCCTTCGATCACTACTTCGGTACGTATCCGTTCGCGACAAACGGCCGCGGCGAGCCCACCTTCTACGGTCGGCCGTTCACCCCGCAGGTGAATGGCCTGGACCACAGGCTGCTCACCAACAATCCCAACGCGAAGAACAGCGCGAACGGCGCGGCCGCGGTCAATCCGTTCCGGCTGACCCGCGCGCAGGCGGCCACGGCCGACCAGGACCACGGCTACACCTCGGAGCAGCGCGCATTCCATGGCGGCAAGATGGACCTGTTCCCGCTCTACACCGGCCACGGCGAAGCGCTGCCGGGCGGCAGTGCCTCGGAAGAGGGACAGGGCCAGGTCATGGGCTATTACGACGGCAACACCGTCACCGCCTACTGGAACTACGCGCAGCACTTCGCGATGAGCGACAACAGCTACGGCACGGTGTTCGGCCCGTCCAGCCCCGGCGCCATCAACCTTGTTTCCGGCCAGACCGCGGGCGTGATCGATACGCTTAATGGCACGGGTGCCGAGACCGACGATGGCCATGGCGGCCTGACGATGATCGGTGACCCGGATCCGATCGGCGACGTGTGTTCGTCACCGACCGCGAGCCAGGCCACCATGGGCGGCCGCAACGTCGGCGACCTGCTCAACGACCAGGGCGTGACCTGGGGCTGGTTCCAGGGTGGTTTCGACATCAGCCGCACCAACCCCGATGGCAGCACCGGTTGCGCGCGTCGGACGCTCTCGGCGGTGACCAACGCCACCTCGAACGACTACAGCCCGCATCACCAGCCGTTCCAGTATTACCCGTCGACCGCCAATCCAACGCACGCGCGCCCGTCGTCGGTGGCCTCGATCGGCAAGACCGACCAGGCCAACCACCAGTACGACATCGAGGATTTCTACGATGCGCTGGATGCGGGCAACCTGCCGGCGGTGAGCTTCCTGAAGGCACCGGCCTACCAGGACGGCCACGCGGGCTATTCCGATCCGCTGGATGAGCAGGCCTTCGTGGTGAAGGTGGTCAACGCCCTGCAGCAGAGCGGTGAATGGAACGACACGGCGGTGATCATCGCCTATGACGATTCCGATGGCTGGTACGACCACCAGGATCCGCCGCACGTGCACGCGTCCACCGGCACCACGGATGCGCTGGATGGCGACGGTGTCTGCAAGGGCCGCACCACGCTGCCGGGCATCGACGGCAAGACGCCGGCGATGGGCCGTTGCGGCTTCGGTCCGCGCCTGCCGCTCCTGGTGGTGTCGCCGTGGGCGCGCGATAACTTCGTCGATCATTCGACGACGGACCAGAGCTCGGTCACTCGCTTCATCGAAGACAACTGGCTGGGTGGCAAGCGCATCGGCGGCGGTTCGTCGGATGCCACGGCCGGACGCCTCGACGGGATGTTCGACTTCTTCTTCCCGCGCCTGCTCGATCGCACGCTGATCCTCGACGAGCAGACCGGCCAGCCGAAACGTGCCCATGGTTGA
- a CDS encoding M13 family metallopeptidase produces MTKQYLKPLALALSVALVGTACSQHDDATTAAPAGNQPAATSTAAPAAASTAAAAKPAGPSFDVSEIDTGINACDDFNGFVNSKWVAANPIPDDRTRWGAFDQLAENSLNTQHDIVDAANKGADSAKAGSIEQKIGLIYRSGMAEDAIEKAGFDPLKPELAKIDALKSPQDIADFLDTSFNDGNGYVFGFGSGADFQNAKMQIGYAQQDGLGLPTKDYYTDPKQADNRKAYVDYIAKTLSLAGVSDADAKKQADDIMKFETQLAAASLAPVELRAPENQYHFVSVKEADKITPHFNWEKFFTAQGVTIDKGFSLSQPKFFAQFDKMLASTPVATWQAYLRFHAIDSASPYLSKAFQDNKFDFYGKTLAGQPQQKPRWKRVLGTVNSSMGEGLGQLYVAKVFKPEAKQRANELVDNVRNALKARIEKLDWMSDETKQKAIAKWNTFLPKIGYPDKWRDWSGLEVSGDNYFGNVESASKFNYHYDLAKIGKPTDRLDWGMTPQTVNAYYNPTDNTINFPAAILQPPFFDANGDDAINYGGIGAVIGHEASHGFDDEGSQFDGEGNNKNWWTDADKKKFEERTGRLVNQFNEYAPIKDKPDLHVNGKLTLGENIADLGGLNVAYDALQEALKKNPQEAAAKIDGYTEDQRFFLNWARVWRGSVREKQAMLYLNVDPHAPASLRAIGAPSNMEAFATAFQCKPGAKMIREGDKQVKIW; encoded by the coding sequence ATGACCAAGCAGTACCTGAAGCCGCTCGCACTTGCGCTTAGCGTCGCGCTCGTCGGCACGGCGTGCAGCCAGCACGACGACGCGACCACCGCCGCGCCCGCCGGCAACCAGCCGGCCGCCACCAGCACCGCCGCACCCGCCGCTGCCAGCACCGCTGCCGCCGCCAAGCCGGCCGGCCCGTCGTTCGACGTCTCCGAGATCGACACCGGCATCAACGCGTGCGACGACTTCAACGGCTTCGTCAACAGCAAGTGGGTCGCCGCCAACCCGATTCCGGACGACCGCACCCGTTGGGGCGCGTTCGACCAGCTGGCCGAGAACAGCCTGAACACGCAGCACGACATCGTCGATGCCGCGAACAAGGGCGCCGACAGCGCGAAGGCCGGCTCGATCGAGCAGAAGATCGGCCTGATCTACCGTTCGGGCATGGCCGAAGACGCCATCGAGAAGGCGGGCTTTGATCCGCTCAAGCCGGAACTGGCCAAGATCGACGCTCTGAAGTCGCCGCAGGACATCGCCGACTTCCTCGACACCAGCTTCAACGACGGCAATGGCTACGTGTTCGGCTTCGGCTCGGGCGCGGATTTCCAGAACGCCAAGATGCAGATCGGTTACGCGCAGCAGGACGGCCTCGGCCTGCCGACCAAGGATTACTACACCGATCCGAAGCAGGCGGATAACCGCAAGGCGTACGTCGACTACATCGCCAAGACCCTGTCCCTCGCCGGCGTTTCCGACGCCGACGCGAAGAAGCAGGCCGACGACATCATGAAGTTCGAAACCCAGCTGGCCGCGGCTTCGCTGGCACCGGTCGAACTGCGTGCGCCGGAAAACCAGTACCACTTCGTCTCGGTGAAGGAAGCGGACAAGATCACCCCGCACTTCAACTGGGAGAAGTTCTTCACCGCCCAGGGCGTGACGATCGACAAGGGCTTCTCGCTCTCGCAGCCGAAGTTCTTCGCCCAGTTCGACAAGATGCTGGCCAGCACGCCGGTCGCCACGTGGCAGGCCTACCTGCGCTTCCACGCCATCGACAGCGCTTCGCCGTACCTGTCCAAGGCGTTCCAGGACAACAAGTTCGACTTCTACGGCAAGACCCTCGCCGGCCAGCCGCAGCAGAAGCCGCGCTGGAAGCGCGTGCTCGGCACGGTCAACTCGTCGATGGGCGAAGGCCTGGGCCAGCTGTACGTGGCCAAGGTGTTCAAGCCGGAAGCGAAGCAGCGCGCCAACGAGCTGGTCGACAACGTGCGCAACGCACTGAAGGCCCGCATCGAGAAGCTCGACTGGATGAGTGACGAGACCAAGCAGAAGGCCATCGCCAAGTGGAACACCTTCCTGCCGAAGATCGGCTACCCGGACAAGTGGCGCGACTGGTCGGGCCTGGAAGTGTCGGGCGACAACTACTTCGGTAACGTCGAGTCGGCCAGCAAGTTCAACTACCACTACGACCTGGCCAAGATCGGCAAGCCGACCGACCGCCTCGACTGGGGCATGACCCCGCAGACGGTCAACGCGTACTACAACCCGACCGACAACACGATCAACTTCCCGGCCGCGATCCTGCAGCCGCCGTTCTTCGATGCGAACGGCGACGACGCGATCAACTACGGCGGTATCGGTGCCGTGATCGGCCACGAAGCCAGCCACGGCTTCGATGACGAAGGCAGCCAGTTCGACGGCGAAGGCAACAACAAGAACTGGTGGACGGACGCTGACAAGAAGAAGTTCGAAGAGCGCACCGGCCGCCTGGTCAACCAGTTCAACGAATACGCGCCGATCAAGGACAAGCCGGACCTCCACGTCAACGGCAAGCTGACCCTGGGCGAGAACATCGCCGACCTGGGCGGCCTGAACGTGGCGTACGACGCCCTGCAGGAAGCACTGAAGAAGAACCCGCAGGAAGCGGCGGCGAAGATCGACGGCTACACCGAAGACCAGCGCTTCTTCCTCAACTGGGCCCGCGTGTGGCGCGGCAGCGTCCGCGAGAAGCAGGCGATGCTGTACCTCAACGTCGATCCGCACGCTCCGGCGTCGCTGCGCGCCATCGGTGCACCGTCGAACATGGAAGCGTTCGCCACGGCGTTCCAGTGCAAGCCGGGCGCGAAGATGATCCGCGAGGGCGATAAGCAGGTGAAGATCTGGTAA
- a CDS encoding catecholate siderophore receptor Fiu, translated as MAYIKSRKHAAPAARTVGAAVLLTLAHSAAAVDAPPQQAKVNDAQALPGMQVEADRSSDYRVDKVSSPKFTQSLLDTTQSIQVIGKELIQQQGATTLTEALRNSPGVGTFYVGENGASSTGDAIYMRGFDTSGSIFVDGVRDLGTVSRDVFNIEQVEVTKGPDGTEYGRTAPTGAINLVTKQPVLGNGISGSVQGGSAGRERATADLNRQMGDTGAFRLNVMKQNSGVAGRDQVEQNRWGVAPSLAFGLGTPTRVYLDYLHVKQRNTPDGGVPTIGLPGYMAPDSRAFLANAPKVDSDNFYGTRQDHDNNTQDLFTVLVEHDFNDQVALHNTTRLGRTQQDYLLTSFMGATANLLTPNPTDPSTWTITRNLPTFKHQSNRIATNQTNVTVSIDSGDVKQDISAGIELTQEKARAIGMAALAGSTWPSANLYKPYSDVGGLLYGENGTRSDGKTNTAAAYIFDTVKIGEAWQINAGVRFDHYKTDFNSLVVCGARNGPVCGALPAGSVVPGVDATKSDNLKNYKLGILYKPAANGSIYANFAQSQEPPGGNTLTFSTATNSADNPSFDPQKAKTVEVGTKWDLLGEKLLLTGALYRTTVTNELVQDPTDLLYYQIGKKRVQGVEINAVGKITDDWAISAGFTTMNATVETGTNVSQDGSSDLAYNPKKAFTSWMTYHLPFDLTIGGGARYNGEMKRGTDGAIGTPDHTQGYWVFDAMASYPVNRHFDLQLNVYNLADKKYVAAINKSGYRYTPGITRSAMLSANVRF; from the coding sequence ATGGCCTACATCAAGAGCCGCAAGCACGCCGCGCCTGCCGCGCGCACCGTCGGTGCCGCCGTCCTCCTCACCCTCGCCCACTCCGCTGCCGCCGTCGATGCGCCGCCGCAGCAGGCCAAGGTGAACGACGCCCAGGCGCTGCCCGGCATGCAGGTCGAGGCCGACCGTTCCAGCGATTACCGCGTCGACAAGGTGTCCTCGCCCAAGTTCACCCAGAGCCTGCTCGACACCACGCAGAGCATCCAGGTCATCGGCAAGGAGCTGATCCAGCAGCAGGGCGCCACCACCCTCACCGAGGCACTGCGCAACAGCCCGGGCGTTGGCACCTTCTACGTCGGTGAAAACGGTGCCAGCAGCACCGGCGACGCCATCTACATGCGCGGTTTCGACACCTCCGGCAGCATTTTCGTCGACGGCGTCCGCGACCTCGGCACCGTCTCGCGCGACGTGTTCAACATCGAGCAGGTCGAAGTCACCAAGGGGCCGGACGGTACCGAGTACGGCCGCACCGCGCCGACGGGCGCAATCAACCTCGTCACCAAGCAGCCCGTGCTCGGCAACGGCATCAGCGGCAGCGTCCAGGGCGGCAGCGCCGGCCGCGAGCGCGCCACTGCCGACCTCAACCGCCAGATGGGCGATACCGGCGCGTTCCGCCTCAACGTGATGAAGCAGAACAGCGGCGTCGCCGGCCGCGACCAGGTCGAACAGAATCGCTGGGGCGTCGCCCCGTCGCTGGCCTTCGGCCTGGGTACGCCCACGCGCGTCTACCTCGACTACCTGCACGTGAAGCAGCGCAACACGCCCGACGGCGGCGTCCCCACCATCGGCCTGCCGGGCTACATGGCGCCGGATAGCCGCGCGTTCCTCGCCAACGCACCGAAGGTCGATTCCGACAACTTCTACGGCACGCGCCAGGACCACGACAACAACACGCAGGATCTCTTCACGGTCCTCGTCGAGCACGACTTCAACGACCAGGTCGCGCTGCACAACACCACCCGGTTGGGCCGTACGCAGCAGGACTACCTGCTCACCTCGTTCATGGGTGCCACCGCGAACCTGCTGACGCCCAACCCGACCGATCCGTCGACCTGGACCATCACGCGCAACCTGCCCACGTTCAAGCACCAGTCCAACCGCATCGCTACCAACCAGACCAACGTCACGGTGTCGATCGACTCGGGCGACGTGAAGCAGGACATCAGCGCAGGTATCGAACTGACCCAGGAGAAGGCGCGTGCCATCGGCATGGCCGCACTGGCCGGCAGCACGTGGCCGTCCGCGAACCTGTACAAGCCCTACTCCGACGTCGGCGGCCTTCTCTACGGTGAAAACGGCACGCGCAGCGACGGCAAGACGAACACCGCCGCGGCCTACATCTTCGACACGGTGAAGATCGGCGAAGCCTGGCAGATCAATGCCGGCGTCCGCTTCGACCACTACAAAACCGACTTCAACAGCCTCGTCGTCTGCGGCGCGCGTAACGGCCCGGTCTGCGGCGCGCTGCCGGCCGGCAGCGTCGTGCCGGGCGTGGACGCGACCAAGAGCGACAACCTGAAGAACTACAAGCTCGGCATCCTGTACAAGCCGGCCGCGAACGGCAGCATCTACGCCAACTTCGCCCAGTCGCAGGAGCCGCCGGGTGGCAACACGCTTACCTTCTCCACCGCGACCAACAGCGCCGACAACCCCAGCTTCGATCCGCAGAAGGCGAAGACGGTGGAAGTGGGCACGAAGTGGGACCTGCTCGGCGAGAAGCTGCTGCTGACCGGCGCGCTCTATCGCACCACGGTGACCAACGAACTGGTGCAGGATCCGACCGACCTGCTCTACTACCAGATCGGCAAGAAGCGCGTGCAGGGCGTCGAGATCAACGCCGTGGGCAAGATCACCGACGACTGGGCGATCAGCGCGGGCTTCACCACCATGAACGCCACCGTCGAGACCGGCACCAACGTGTCGCAGGATGGCAGCTCCGACCTGGCCTACAACCCGAAGAAGGCCTTCACCTCCTGGATGACCTACCACCTGCCCTTCGACCTCACCATCGGTGGCGGTGCGCGCTACAACGGCGAGATGAAGCGTGGCACGGACGGCGCCATCGGCACGCCGGATCATACGCAGGGCTACTGGGTGTTCGACGCCATGGCCAGCTATCCGGTCAATCGTCACTTCGACCTGCAGCTCAACGTCTACAACCTTGCCGACAAGAAATACGTGGCGGCGATCAACAAGAGCGGATATCGCTACACTCCGGGCATCACGCGCTCGGCGATGCTGAGCGCCAACGTCCGCTTCTGA
- a CDS encoding Fe2+-dependent dioxygenase produces MLLHIPDVLTSGEVAGMRRQMEGAAWTDGKETVGPQGARVKRNLQLPQASPVRKALGDEVVAALGRHPLYHAAVLPLRTLSPRFNRYEGGGEYGFHIDGAVMSSGGDGHVRSDISCTLFLSDPDEYDGGELIVSDLYGEHEVKLPAGDAIVYPSSSLHRVTPVTRGARIASFFWVQSLVRDDGARRLLLEMDTAIRKLTGDGADQGAILQLTGVYHNLLRRWAET; encoded by the coding sequence ATGCTCCTGCACATTCCCGACGTGCTCACCTCAGGCGAGGTCGCAGGGATGCGAAGGCAGATGGAGGGTGCCGCGTGGACCGACGGCAAGGAAACCGTCGGTCCCCAAGGCGCCAGGGTCAAGCGGAACCTCCAGCTTCCGCAGGCGTCGCCCGTGCGCAAGGCACTCGGCGACGAAGTGGTGGCGGCGCTTGGTCGCCACCCGCTTTACCATGCCGCCGTGTTGCCGCTGCGTACGCTGTCGCCCCGCTTCAACCGTTACGAAGGCGGCGGCGAATACGGTTTCCACATCGACGGTGCGGTGATGTCCAGCGGTGGCGACGGGCACGTCCGCAGCGATATCTCCTGCACCCTGTTCCTCAGCGATCCCGACGAGTACGACGGCGGTGAGCTGATCGTCAGCGATCTGTACGGCGAACACGAAGTGAAGTTGCCTGCCGGCGATGCGATCGTCTACCCATCGTCGAGCCTGCACCGGGTGACGCCGGTGACGCGCGGCGCACGCATCGCGTCGTTCTTCTGGGTGCAAAGCCTCGTGCGTGACGATGGCGCGCGCCGGCTCCTGTTGGAAATGGATACGGCGATCCGCAAGCTCACCGGCGACGGCGCCGACCAGGGCGCGATCCTGCAACTCACGGGCGTTTACCACAACCTGCTGCGCCGCTGGGCGGAAACCTGA